Proteins co-encoded in one bacterium genomic window:
- a CDS encoding SDR family oxidoreductase: MPQGSRDLHGKTAWITGASRGIGRAVALAFARAGAHVVLGARNAEQIETAVEVLKQEGNAATAIELDVSSWENCQEFASKAIDAAGNPDFLINNAGVGVFRPIDKFEDDEFERQFRVNVFGTFYMTRLAVPRMKENGWGHIFNVSSLAGENQAKMGCGYFASKHAVHGFTKSLLQDVREDGIRVTLVCPGSVDTRFHHESHPGSHQKDQSWMVAPEQVAETILHAALLPDPALVSKLDIRPVTTDGK, translated from the coding sequence ATGCCCCAAGGAAGTCGAGACCTCCACGGAAAGACCGCCTGGATCACAGGAGCCAGCCGAGGAATCGGACGAGCAGTCGCTCTCGCCTTCGCACGTGCCGGGGCGCATGTAGTCCTGGGCGCTCGGAATGCCGAGCAGATCGAGACTGCAGTCGAAGTCCTGAAGCAAGAAGGAAACGCCGCCACCGCAATCGAACTGGATGTCTCTTCCTGGGAGAATTGCCAGGAGTTTGCCAGCAAGGCCATCGACGCAGCAGGCAATCCGGATTTTCTCATCAACAACGCAGGCGTCGGCGTCTTCCGCCCGATTGACAAGTTCGAGGATGACGAATTCGAGCGTCAGTTCCGCGTCAACGTCTTCGGGACATTCTACATGACGCGCCTGGCCGTGCCCCGGATGAAGGAAAACGGTTGGGGTCACATCTTCAATGTCTCGTCGTTGGCGGGGGAGAATCAGGCGAAGATGGGCTGCGGGTATTTCGCGAGCAAGCACGCCGTGCACGGGTTTACGAAGTCCCTGCTGCAGGATGTGCGGGAGGACGGCATTCGCGTGACGCTGGTTTGCCCTGGGTCCGTCGATACGCGTTTTCACCACGAATCTCACCCGGGCAGTCACCAGAAGGATCAATCGTGGATGGTGGCACCGGAGCAGGTCGCCGAGACGATTCTGCACGCGGCATTGCTGCCGGATCCGGCGCTGGTGAGTAAGCTGGATATTCGTCCGGTGACGACTGACGGGAAGTAG
- a CDS encoding glycosyltransferase, with the protein MALVHDWLNGMRGGEKVLEHVCELLPDADVYTLLYEPGKVSRTIRRMNVIESRWADRLPALRRHYRKALPMMPRAVGEFPTADYDLVVATSHCVAKGAPPPRRGTMMAYVFTPMRYVWDHFEDYLSGKAIQDTALKLFRGRLQRWDAATAQSIDAIAADSAHIARKIERFWDRRASVIYPSVDLEFFVPSEDPPGDYFLVVSALVPYKHVERAVEAARLADVKLVVVGDGPEREALQASAHEGVDFRGWVPQEDLRDAYQHCRALLYPGVEDYGIAALEAQACGRPVLALRAGGVTETVVEDKTGRFFEGEDAESLAELLTGFQEEDYSQSEARMHACKFSPANFRHELAQWILQEAQLRC; encoded by the coding sequence GTGGCACTGGTCCACGACTGGCTGAATGGCATGCGTGGCGGCGAGAAGGTGCTCGAGCATGTCTGCGAGCTCCTGCCCGACGCCGATGTGTACACGTTGCTGTACGAGCCGGGCAAGGTCAGCCGCACGATCCGTCGAATGAACGTCATCGAATCGCGCTGGGCCGATCGTCTCCCGGCGCTGCGACGCCACTATCGCAAGGCTCTGCCGATGATGCCGCGGGCGGTGGGGGAGTTCCCGACCGCCGACTACGACCTCGTGGTCGCCACCTCGCACTGCGTTGCCAAGGGCGCCCCGCCGCCCCGGCGAGGCACCATGATGGCCTACGTCTTCACGCCCATGCGATACGTGTGGGATCACTTCGAGGACTATCTATCGGGCAAAGCCATTCAGGATACGGCCCTGAAGCTGTTTCGCGGCCGACTGCAGCGTTGGGATGCCGCGACGGCTCAATCCATCGACGCGATTGCCGCCGATTCCGCCCATATCGCGCGGAAAATCGAGCGGTTTTGGGACCGCCGCGCAAGCGTGATTTACCCCTCTGTGGATCTGGAGTTCTTTGTCCCCTCCGAAGATCCTCCGGGCGATTACTTCCTCGTGGTCTCTGCACTGGTGCCCTACAAACACGTCGAGCGCGCCGTCGAGGCCGCCCGGCTGGCCGATGTGAAGCTTGTCGTCGTCGGTGACGGTCCGGAACGGGAGGCTCTGCAGGCTTCGGCCCACGAAGGCGTGGACTTTCGAGGCTGGGTCCCGCAGGAAGACCTTCGGGACGCGTATCAGCACTGCCGGGCGCTGCTGTATCCCGGCGTGGAGGACTATGGAATCGCCGCGCTCGAGGCCCAGGCCTGCGGCAGGCCGGTGCTTGCCTTGCGGGCAGGCGGCGTGACTGAAACTGTCGTGGAGGACAAGACGGGGCGGTTCTTCGAAGGAGAAGATGCAGAATCTTTGGCCGAATTGTTGACGGGGTTTCAGGAAGAGGACTATAGTCAATCTGAGGCGAGAATGCACGCGTGTAAATTCTCTCCCGCGAATTTCCGTCATGAGCTCGCCCAGTGGATACTCCAGGAAGCCCAACTGCGATGCTGA
- a CDS encoding threonylcarbamoyl-AMP synthase codes for MKTLRLSTSTADLSRAAELLRGGRLVAFPTETVYGLGADATNDEAVRSIYAAKGRPSHNPTIIHVNHSSAAQRFAAAWPDAAERLTERFWPGPLTIVVPAGPDLSSAALAGGKTAGFRAPNHPAALELLAQCGRPIAAPSANVSGHLSPVDVDHVIHDLDGRIDAVIAGGPCRIGIESTVIDLSQDEPRILRPGMIDRAALESALGTAVAEGVADQQSELRSPGLLTKHYAPRIPLHIKSRDEMLTAATEVSRVFLDSVPTFSGDHSLVGILPADPARFASSLYRVLWECQASGAHEIWLERPPVTDDWTAIHDRLRRASATD; via the coding sequence GTGAAGACCTTGCGGTTGAGCACGAGCACAGCCGATCTGAGCCGTGCGGCCGAGCTACTTCGTGGTGGTCGCCTCGTGGCGTTCCCGACCGAGACGGTTTACGGGCTCGGCGCCGATGCGACAAACGATGAAGCTGTGCGATCGATCTACGCCGCAAAGGGACGCCCCTCCCACAATCCGACAATCATCCACGTCAACCACAGCTCCGCTGCTCAACGATTTGCGGCAGCCTGGCCCGATGCGGCCGAACGGCTAACCGAGAGGTTCTGGCCGGGCCCGCTGACGATTGTTGTGCCTGCCGGGCCGGATCTCTCCTCAGCGGCACTGGCCGGAGGAAAGACTGCTGGATTCCGTGCACCGAATCATCCCGCCGCGCTGGAGTTGCTCGCGCAGTGCGGGCGGCCGATCGCGGCACCAAGCGCGAATGTCAGCGGACACCTCTCCCCCGTCGACGTTGATCATGTGATCCACGATCTCGATGGACGCATCGATGCCGTGATCGCCGGTGGCCCCTGTCGGATCGGTATCGAATCGACTGTCATTGACTTGTCACAAGATGAGCCGCGAATTCTCCGCCCCGGTATGATCGATCGTGCCGCATTGGAATCGGCGCTCGGCACTGCCGTCGCAGAGGGCGTTGCCGATCAACAGTCCGAGCTACGATCGCCTGGCCTTCTGACGAAGCACTACGCCCCTCGCATTCCACTGCACATCAAGTCGCGGGACGAGATGCTGACTGCTGCGACGGAAGTCTCTCGTGTCTTCCTTGACTCCGTCCCCACTTTTTCGGGAGATCATTCACTGGTCGGGATTCTGCCTGCAGATCCGGCCCGATTCGCGTCCTCTCTTTATCGTGTCCTGTGGGAATGCCAGGCCAGCGGTGCGCACGAGATCTGGCTTGAGCGACCTCCAGTGACAGACGACTGGACCGCCATCCACGATCGCCTTCGCCGCGCCAGCGCAACCGACTAA
- a CDS encoding undecaprenyl/decaprenyl-phosphate alpha-N-acetylglucosaminyl 1-phosphate transferase — protein sequence MSPTAACGLLLAASTLIGVVATALARVISHKTGILDYPDARKIHSRPIAYLGGLGICLTMLIGVALLGWMNPLYVAGNQQLIFAFIIGLLVIFLVGLWDDVAGMRPIVKLGCQLGVAAGLWFAGVRIERVTVGFGEPLGLIAQGNASLIAAVIRSLPSFLLTVGWFAALMNAINLIDGLDGLAGGVCFIASLSLAAVGLMIAPFGQGLTLGLVLPVVAAGACLGFLFHNWHPARIFLGDSGSMSIGYILAAASLVSSTKAPALLTLLLPLIALGLPLFETVFSFTRRILTGSHPFKADRRHLHHRLLDVGLSQRRVVLVFLYVTFFLGINSVLLAQGRSVLLLANVGVLGIGVLMLIEYLSFMEKRRNEMRSGENVNG from the coding sequence TTGTCACCCACAGCCGCCTGCGGACTACTCCTCGCTGCCAGCACGCTGATCGGCGTCGTGGCCACTGCACTGGCCCGCGTAATCAGCCATAAGACCGGCATTCTGGACTATCCCGATGCCCGCAAGATCCACAGTAGGCCGATCGCCTACCTGGGAGGGCTGGGCATCTGCCTGACCATGCTGATCGGCGTGGCGTTGCTCGGCTGGATGAATCCGCTGTACGTGGCAGGCAACCAACAACTGATCTTCGCCTTTATCATTGGGCTTCTGGTGATCTTCCTCGTTGGACTGTGGGATGATGTGGCCGGAATGCGGCCGATTGTGAAGCTGGGCTGCCAGTTGGGCGTCGCCGCGGGCTTGTGGTTTGCCGGCGTGCGCATCGAGCGTGTCACGGTCGGATTCGGCGAGCCGCTCGGCCTGATCGCTCAGGGCAACGCGAGTCTCATCGCAGCCGTCATTCGCAGCCTGCCGAGTTTCTTGCTGACGGTAGGCTGGTTCGCGGCACTGATGAATGCCATCAACCTGATCGACGGTCTGGACGGCCTGGCGGGCGGTGTCTGTTTCATCGCCTCGCTCAGTCTCGCCGCAGTGGGATTAATGATCGCACCATTCGGACAGGGCCTGACTCTCGGGCTCGTGCTGCCGGTCGTCGCCGCGGGCGCCTGCCTTGGCTTCCTCTTCCACAACTGGCACCCGGCAAGGATCTTCCTTGGCGACAGCGGATCAATGTCGATCGGCTACATCCTGGCAGCGGCCTCGCTCGTGAGCAGCACCAAGGCCCCCGCGCTCCTGACGCTCCTGTTGCCGTTGATCGCCTTGGGACTGCCGCTGTTCGAGACGGTATTCTCCTTCACGCGGCGCATCCTGACCGGCAGCCATCCTTTCAAAGCTGACCGCCGCCATCTGCACCACCGCCTGCTGGACGTCGGGCTCAGCCAACGGCGCGTGGTTCTCGTCTTCTTGTACGTCACGTTCTTCCTGGGTATCAACTCTGTGCTGCTGGCCCAGGGACGCTCCGTCTTGCTGCTAGCGAACGTTGGGGTACTTGGGATTGGCGTCCTGATGCTCATCGAATACTTGAGCTTCATGGAGAAGCGCCGAAACGAGATGCGGTCCGGCGAAAACGTCAACGGCTGA
- a CDS encoding undecaprenyl-phosphate glucose phosphotransferase, translating into MLNHRSKGTEFLLLQTVADLMAVLVGLSCAYWLRFHAGPIAPSGGWDPWLYMEQLPWAMGLWFLALNLTHNYQNHPRVISFNRARRLFKGSALAIALIVVRNYFWRVPDIARLMYPYTLITVTACLLIGRFLLQRIIVRYFMGRSLPRTRVLIIGLGTTAIRLAARLRWRPEYAYEQVGFVASDAKRVGQTIGGVPVLGTTEDIRRLLREHHIQEVFVAQSELPHDSLLRLFMESEMETVRVNVIPTLTEMMRTQIFYDEIASVPIYTLRETPLQGWNILIKRGFDIAVSMIGLCVLIPVYPILAFLIKRSSSGPAVYRQARLGVDGQEFTIYKFRTMPLTAEPEGPQWGSQDDARATPIGRFLRRWNIDELPQLWNVLRGDMSLVGPRPERPYFVDKFREAIPRYMARHKVRTGLTGWAQVHGLRGDTSISQRLRYDMYYIENWSLWLDIKILIMTFLGPRRARRVRRGNTPPPVLWLDDDDQNESENSPCPKEVETSTERPPGSQEPAEESDEQSLSPSHVPGRM; encoded by the coding sequence ATGCTGAACCATCGGTCCAAGGGAACCGAATTCCTTCTGCTGCAGACCGTGGCCGACCTGATGGCGGTTCTCGTGGGGTTATCGTGTGCCTATTGGCTGCGATTCCATGCCGGGCCCATCGCGCCGTCCGGCGGCTGGGATCCATGGCTCTACATGGAGCAGCTTCCATGGGCCATGGGGCTTTGGTTCCTTGCTCTGAATCTGACGCACAATTACCAGAACCACCCGCGCGTGATCTCTTTCAACCGCGCTCGGCGGCTCTTCAAGGGATCGGCGCTGGCGATTGCGCTCATTGTCGTTCGGAACTACTTCTGGCGCGTGCCTGACATTGCTCGCCTGATGTATCCGTACACACTCATTACGGTGACGGCCTGTCTCCTGATCGGGCGATTCCTCCTGCAACGCATCATCGTGCGCTACTTCATGGGGCGCAGCCTTCCGCGGACGCGGGTTCTGATCATCGGCCTGGGGACGACGGCGATTCGGCTCGCCGCACGCCTGCGCTGGCGTCCCGAGTACGCCTACGAGCAGGTCGGCTTCGTCGCGTCGGACGCGAAACGCGTTGGTCAAACGATCGGTGGCGTTCCCGTGCTGGGCACAACGGAGGACATCCGCCGTTTGCTGCGCGAGCATCACATCCAGGAAGTCTTCGTCGCGCAAAGCGAACTGCCTCACGACAGCCTGCTGCGTCTCTTCATGGAAAGCGAAATGGAAACGGTCCGCGTGAACGTGATTCCCACGCTGACGGAGATGATGCGCACGCAGATTTTCTACGACGAGATCGCTTCTGTTCCCATCTACACGCTGCGTGAGACGCCTCTCCAGGGCTGGAATATTCTGATCAAGCGCGGATTCGATATCGCCGTTTCGATGATTGGCCTGTGTGTTCTGATTCCCGTGTATCCGATTCTCGCGTTCCTCATCAAACGCAGCTCTTCGGGGCCTGCCGTTTACCGTCAGGCGCGGCTTGGCGTGGATGGCCAGGAATTCACGATCTACAAGTTCCGCACGATGCCGCTGACGGCGGAGCCTGAAGGCCCGCAGTGGGGGAGTCAAGATGACGCGCGCGCTACGCCTATCGGCCGATTCCTGCGGCGCTGGAACATCGACGAGTTGCCGCAACTCTGGAACGTCCTGCGCGGAGACATGAGCCTTGTTGGACCGCGGCCCGAGCGCCCGTATTTCGTCGACAAGTTCCGCGAGGCAATTCCCCGATACATGGCCCGGCACAAAGTTCGCACCGGCCTGACAGGGTGGGCTCAAGTCCATGGCCTCCGCGGCGACACATCGATTTCGCAGCGTCTGCGCTACGACATGTATTACATCGAAAACTGGTCGCTGTGGCTGGACATCAAGATCCTGATCATGACATTCCTGGGCCCGCGCAGAGCCCGCCGTGTGCGCCGCGGGAACACTCCGCCGCCTGTGTTATGGCTGGACGATGACGATCAAAACGAAAGCGAGAACTCCCCATGCCCCAAGGAAGTCGAGACCTCCACGGAAAGACCGCCTGGATCACAGGAGCCAGCCGAGGAATCGGACGAGCAGTCGCTCTCGCCTTCGCACGTGCCGGGGCGCATGTAG
- a CDS encoding peptidylprolyl isomerase, with product MSLLKSVSLGLLLLGLSSAPALAQDDTKPAASAEAAAETAKTETSAEPTMMPRVKLTTTLGDIVIELDGEKAPISTQNFLGYVEDGFYKGTIFHRVMPDFMIQGGGFNVDMDKKAKEGDHKPILNEWENGLKNKEGTIAMARLGGQADSATDQFFINVNDNDFLDVPRDGAGYAVFGKVVEGMDVVKKIENTPVVKHPKYPSPQAVTPETPVVIEDVKLLDKVSDGVQAAVDAKMAAIEKAKEEAAMAQQKELEPVIKKYEEEFGGKFQTTDSGLMYLKAKEGTGASPKPTDEVEVNYWGKFLDGEQFDSSYDRGQSTSFPLNRVIAGWTEGVGMMKEGGKWIFIIPSDLAYGDRGRPGMPGGATLVFQVELIKVK from the coding sequence ATGTCACTGCTGAAATCTGTAAGCCTGGGATTACTGTTGTTAGGGCTGAGCTCTGCTCCGGCCCTGGCCCAGGACGACACCAAACCTGCCGCATCCGCCGAGGCTGCTGCTGAGACGGCAAAGACCGAAACATCCGCCGAACCGACGATGATGCCCCGCGTCAAGTTGACAACCACCCTGGGCGATATCGTGATCGAACTGGACGGCGAGAAGGCCCCGATCTCGACACAGAACTTCCTCGGCTACGTCGAGGATGGATTCTACAAGGGAACGATCTTCCACCGCGTGATGCCGGACTTCATGATCCAGGGCGGCGGCTTCAATGTCGACATGGACAAGAAGGCCAAAGAGGGCGACCACAAGCCGATTCTGAATGAGTGGGAGAACGGCCTGAAGAACAAAGAGGGCACGATCGCGATGGCTCGCCTCGGTGGCCAGGCCGACTCCGCCACGGATCAATTCTTCATCAACGTGAACGATAACGATTTCCTCGACGTGCCTCGCGATGGCGCCGGCTATGCCGTTTTTGGCAAAGTTGTCGAGGGGATGGACGTCGTGAAGAAGATCGAGAATACCCCCGTGGTGAAGCATCCGAAGTACCCCTCGCCCCAGGCCGTCACCCCGGAAACGCCGGTTGTGATTGAGGACGTGAAGCTCCTGGACAAGGTGTCCGATGGAGTTCAGGCCGCAGTCGATGCCAAGATGGCTGCTATCGAAAAAGCGAAAGAGGAGGCCGCTATGGCCCAGCAGAAAGAGCTCGAACCCGTTATCAAGAAGTACGAAGAGGAATTCGGTGGCAAGTTCCAGACGACCGATTCCGGCCTGATGTACCTGAAGGCCAAGGAAGGCACGGGCGCATCGCCCAAGCCGACCGATGAAGTCGAAGTCAACTACTGGGGCAAGTTCCTCGACGGCGAGCAATTCGACAGCTCGTACGATCGTGGGCAGTCCACGTCGTTCCCGCTGAATCGAGTAATCGCCGGCTGGACCGAAGGCGTCGGCATGATGAAAGAAGGCGGCAAGTGGATCTTCATCATCCCATCAGACCTGGCCTACGGCGACCGCGGTCGCCCCGGAATGCCGGGCGGCGCGACACTGGTCTTCCAGGTGGAACTCATCAAGGTGAAGTAA
- a CDS encoding DUF883 family protein, which translates to MDEVTVGKADEKRLDQVKEQAREKINELKGKAQEGYHKASERVHETWEKVEGSSLKDVEDAVGSYVKENPGKCIAIAAAAGVLVGALLRGRRD; encoded by the coding sequence ATGGACGAAGTCACGGTCGGCAAGGCGGACGAAAAACGACTGGACCAGGTGAAAGAACAGGCCCGCGAGAAGATCAACGAACTGAAGGGCAAAGCCCAGGAAGGCTATCACAAGGCCTCCGAGCGCGTGCATGAAACCTGGGAGAAAGTGGAGGGCTCCAGCCTGAAGGACGTCGAGGATGCCGTCGGGAGTTACGTGAAAGAAAACCCCGGGAAGTGCATCGCCATTGCCGCTGCAGCCGGCGTTCTTGTGGGTGCTCTGCTCAGGGGCCGTCGAGACTGA
- a CDS encoding pre-peptidase C-terminal domain-containing protein produces MIFPRTIRMGRVAALSALAAALGFVSAPSQAADLDLAGPSVIQHDHEGSPAWVQEMLARPQDSKKIARDNGTDWCQTEVKFALDNPFYYSSRACATEGPCDTPSTRDGYVPGSGDPIQVVRLKFNVFRRSNGSGATATTSDIAAQVSQLNNDYGPSGIQFTYTYEFIDDSLYRDFADSEESAMKNAYADSPGTQLNVYVVNIQSGYLGVGTFAWEADATSNGGGLIVDDNYFGSGQKTATHEIGHCFGLWHTHHGVTEVTSCSACWERADGVNGDTTGDFCSDTPPTPVNYNCAPPGGTDSCSGTSWGATAPENYMGYADDACYSEFTPQQAGRMRCWIASELSGWVDGGSNPTPTATATATASPTPTPSSNVLSSGVTVSGSVAQGAWDHYTISVPSNASQLQVVMTGTNDADLYIKQGSEPTTSSWDFRPYVNGSSETVTVNSGSSPALVPGTTYYVSVRGYSSSTSSYNLTPTITTSSPTPSPTPSPTPSPSPSPSPSPSPTPTPSPSPSPSPSPTASPSPSPSPTPSSGDLNVSGSVNKNAWDHYTLFVPSNATQLQVVMTGTNDADLYIKQGSQPTSSSWDFRPYLSGSSESVTVSGSSSPALVPGTTYYISVCGYSSSASSYNLTASVTTSGSSTPTPTPTATATPEPTPSGSLTSGQTVSASIAYHEWVHYSIFVPSGSGQLSVVMSGTGDGDLYVKQGSQPTSSSWDFRPYKWGSAETVTVNSSSSPSLVPGTMYYISVYGYNASSISLTATVN; encoded by the coding sequence ATGATCTTCCCCCGAACAATTCGCATGGGGCGCGTTGCCGCCCTCTCGGCTCTTGCCGCAGCCCTGGGATTCGTCTCGGCTCCCAGCCAGGCCGCCGATCTCGATCTCGCTGGTCCGAGTGTCATCCAGCACGACCATGAAGGAAGCCCGGCATGGGTGCAGGAAATGCTCGCTCGTCCCCAGGACTCGAAAAAGATCGCCCGTGATAACGGGACCGATTGGTGCCAGACGGAAGTCAAGTTCGCCCTCGACAATCCCTTCTATTACTCCTCCCGCGCATGCGCGACGGAAGGCCCCTGCGATACGCCCTCGACGCGTGACGGTTACGTCCCGGGTTCCGGCGATCCGATTCAGGTCGTCCGGCTGAAGTTCAACGTGTTCCGCAGATCCAATGGATCGGGCGCCACAGCCACGACGTCGGATATCGCTGCCCAGGTCTCCCAGTTGAATAACGACTACGGCCCCAGCGGCATTCAGTTCACCTACACTTACGAATTTATCGACGACTCGCTGTATCGCGATTTCGCCGACTCCGAAGAGTCAGCGATGAAGAACGCGTATGCCGACAGCCCCGGGACGCAGTTGAACGTCTACGTCGTGAATATCCAGTCCGGCTACCTGGGCGTTGGCACGTTCGCTTGGGAAGCGGACGCCACGAGCAACGGCGGCGGCTTGATTGTCGATGACAACTACTTTGGCTCCGGCCAGAAGACAGCGACCCACGAGATCGGTCACTGCTTTGGTCTTTGGCACACCCATCATGGTGTGACGGAAGTCACTTCCTGCTCCGCATGCTGGGAACGCGCCGATGGCGTGAACGGCGACACGACGGGTGACTTCTGTTCCGACACGCCGCCGACGCCGGTGAATTACAACTGCGCTCCTCCTGGGGGGACGGATTCGTGCAGTGGGACTTCCTGGGGCGCCACCGCTCCGGAAAACTATATGGGTTACGCCGACGACGCTTGCTATTCGGAGTTCACGCCGCAGCAGGCCGGCCGTATGCGCTGCTGGATCGCCTCGGAACTCAGCGGTTGGGTTGACGGCGGCAGCAATCCGACACCGACGGCCACGGCCACAGCGACTGCCAGCCCGACACCGACGCCCTCGAGCAACGTGCTCAGCAGCGGCGTGACGGTTAGCGGCAGTGTCGCTCAGGGCGCGTGGGATCACTACACGATCTCCGTTCCGTCCAATGCCTCTCAACTCCAGGTCGTCATGACCGGCACGAACGACGCCGACCTTTACATCAAGCAGGGCAGCGAGCCGACGACGAGCTCCTGGGACTTCCGTCCGTACGTCAACGGCTCCAGCGAGACGGTGACGGTCAACAGCGGCTCCAGCCCGGCCCTGGTTCCCGGAACGACCTATTACGTTTCGGTGCGCGGCTATAGCTCCTCGACGTCGTCCTACAACCTGACGCCGACGATCACGACGTCCTCGCCGACGCCGAGCCCGACTCCAAGCCCGACGCCTTCCCCGAGCCCCAGCCCCTCGCCGTCCCCGAGCCCGACGCCGACGCCTTCTCCGTCCCCGTCTCCAAGCCCGAGCCCCACGGCCAGCCCGAGCCCGTCTCCGAGCCCGACGCCCTCAAGTGGCGACCTGAACGTGAGCGGTAGCGTGAACAAGAACGCTTGGGATCACTACACTCTCTTCGTTCCTTCGAATGCTACGCAGTTGCAGGTTGTGATGACCGGCACAAACGACGCCGACCTGTACATCAAGCAGGGCAGCCAGCCGACCTCGAGCTCCTGGGACTTCCGTCCCTACCTGAGCGGCTCCAGTGAGTCCGTTACGGTCAGCGGCAGCTCAAGCCCCGCGCTTGTTCCCGGCACGACTTACTACATCTCGGTGTGCGGCTACAGCTCTTCGGCCTCGTCCTACAACCTGACCGCATCGGTCACGACGAGCGGCAGCTCTACGCCAACGCCGACCCCGACCGCCACGGCAACGCCCGAACCGACTCCTTCCGGCTCGCTGACCAGTGGCCAGACGGTCTCCGCTTCGATCGCGTACCACGAGTGGGTGCACTACTCGATCTTCGTGCCCTCCGGCTCCGGCCAACTGTCGGTCGTGATGAGCGGCACCGGTGACGGCGACCTGTACGTGAAGCAGGGCAGCCAGCCAACGTCGAGTTCCTGGGACTTCCGTCCCTACAAGTGGGGCTCCGCTGAGACGGTGACGGTAAACAGCAGCAGCAGCCCGTCGCTTGTCCCGGGCACGATGTACTACATCTCGGTTTACGGCTACAACGCCTCGAGTATCAGTCTGACGGCAACAGTCAACTGA
- the queA gene encoding tRNA preQ1(34) S-adenosylmethionine ribosyltransferase-isomerase QueA, with amino-acid sequence MNVSDFDYTLPEELVAAHPSERRDESRLLVVPPGAGSEHRQFRDLTEYLRPGDLLVMNDSRVIPARLFGHREPGGGKCEVLLLEPAGDLKWQAMVRPGKKLRVGSRIVFGEGLAAEVEEDLGGGERLLRFECGGEFREALDRLGHMPLPPYILARRGARESLPQDRERYQTVYADREGSVAAPTAGLHFTDEMLAAMNDMGVETARVTLHVGAGTFQPIAVDRIEDHPMHAEEYEISPEVAETINRAKSEGRRVIAVGTTSVRTIESAGATGEVVPGCEKTRLMILPGYKFHIVDGMITNFHLPRSTLLCLVAAMIGRKRLLDLYEEAIRERYRFYSYGDAMLILPQGNADAVE; translated from the coding sequence ATGAACGTCAGCGATTTTGACTACACCCTGCCGGAAGAATTGGTCGCCGCGCACCCGAGCGAGCGGCGCGATGAATCGCGTCTGCTCGTGGTTCCGCCCGGCGCGGGCTCGGAACATCGCCAGTTCCGTGACCTGACCGAGTATCTGCGCCCCGGCGATCTTCTGGTCATGAACGACAGTCGCGTGATTCCGGCGCGCCTGTTCGGACATCGTGAGCCGGGCGGCGGCAAGTGCGAGGTGCTTCTGCTCGAGCCGGCCGGCGATCTGAAATGGCAGGCGATGGTCCGGCCTGGTAAGAAGTTGCGAGTGGGTTCACGGATCGTTTTCGGCGAAGGGCTCGCCGCGGAAGTCGAGGAAGATCTGGGAGGCGGCGAGCGCCTTCTGCGCTTCGAGTGCGGAGGCGAATTCCGCGAGGCCCTGGATCGGCTCGGGCACATGCCGCTGCCGCCGTATATTCTCGCACGACGTGGAGCGCGCGAATCGCTGCCCCAAGATCGTGAACGCTACCAGACCGTGTACGCCGATCGCGAAGGCTCTGTGGCAGCGCCGACCGCCGGGTTGCATTTCACCGACGAGATGCTCGCCGCCATGAACGACATGGGAGTCGAGACGGCGCGGGTGACGCTTCATGTTGGCGCCGGGACCTTCCAGCCCATTGCCGTGGATCGCATCGAAGATCATCCGATGCACGCCGAGGAATATGAGATTTCCCCCGAGGTCGCGGAGACGATCAACCGCGCAAAATCGGAAGGGCGTCGAGTCATTGCCGTCGGTACCACTTCCGTTCGAACAATTGAGAGCGCCGGCGCGACTGGAGAGGTTGTTCCAGGTTGCGAGAAGACGCGCCTGATGATCCTTCCCGGTTACAAGTTCCACATCGTCGATGGGATGATCACGAATTTCCATCTACCCCGTTCGACGCTGCTCTGCCTCGTGGCCGCAATGATCGGGCGCAAACGCCTGCTCGATCTCTATGAAGAAGCGATCCGCGAGCGCTATCGATTCTACTCCTACGGCGACGCGATGTTGATTCTACCGCAAGGGAATGCCGATGCTGTCGAATGA